A single window of Sparus aurata chromosome 12, fSpaAur1.1, whole genome shotgun sequence DNA harbors:
- the tescb gene encoding tescalcin b: MGALQSLPGHPEYADLAEKTGFSFEQISILHKRFKQLSHNEQTLRRDHFNEIPDLSCNPIRSQIIEAFFDQRNFHQNSEGKVQEIGFEEFLVVMSHFRPPSLHMTDDQRESVRKEKLRFLFNMHDTDNDGTITLEEYRHVVEELLSHSGALGKDTAKSIADAAMLEVASISMGHMEPDEFYEGITFEHFLKLLSTFEIESRMNIRFLNMDTTTLCK, translated from the exons ATGGGCGCACTACAGTCCCTACCTGGTCATCCAGAGTACGCTGATCTGGCGGAGAAGACCGGCT tttcatttgAACAGATCAGCATCCTGCATAAAAGATTCAAGCAATTGAGCCACAATGAGCAAACTCTGCG GAGAGATCACTTCAACGAGATCCCAGATCTATCATGCAATCCCATCCGCTCACAGATCATAGAGGCCTTCTTTGACCAAAG AAACTTCCATCAGAATAGCGAGGGGAAGGTTCAGGAGATTGGCTTCGAGGAGTTCCTGGTGGTCATGTCCCATTTCAGGCCTCCGTCGCTGCACATGACAGATGATCAGCGTGAGAGTGTCAGGAAGGAGAAACTGAGAT TTTTGTTCAACATGCATGACACGGACAACGATGGGACAATAACCCTGGAGGAATACAGACAT GTGGTTGAGGAGCTGCTATCTCACAGCGGGGCACTGGGGAAGGACACAGCCAAAAGCATCGCTGATGCAGCCATGTTGGAGGTGGCCAGTATTTCAATGGGTCACATG GAACCGGACGAATTCTACGAGGGGATCACATTTGAGCATTTCCTCAAG ttGCTGAGCACCTTTGAAATTGAATCAAGAATGAACATTCGCTTTTTGAATATGGACACAACGACCTTATGTAAGTGA